In the Leptospira limi genome, one interval contains:
- a CDS encoding O-acetylhomoserine aminocarboxypropyltransferase/cysteine synthase family protein encodes MPRQYKPETIALHGGQEPDPTTTSRAVPLYQTTSYVFKDTDHAARLFGLQEFGNIYTRLMNPTTDVLEKRVAALEGGVAALATASGQSAEMLALLNIVEAGQEIVASSSLYGGTYNLLHYTFPKMGIKVHFVDPSNPENFKKASNDKTRAFYAETLGNPKLDTLDIAAVSKVAKEVGVPLIIDNTMPSPYLVNPLKHGADIVVHSLTKFLGGHGTSIGGIIIDGGSFNWGNGKFKNFTEPDPSYHGLKFWDVFGKFEPFGGVNIAFILKARVQGLRDLGPAISPFNAWQILQGVETLPLRMERHSHNALKVAEFLQKHPKVEWVNYPGLPSDKNYATAKKYHERGLFGAIVGFEIKGGVDKAKKFIDGLELFSLLANIGDAKSLAIHPASTTHQQLTSEEQISAGVTPGFVRLSVGLENLDDILVDLEEALKNI; translated from the coding sequence ATGCCACGCCAATACAAACCAGAAACCATCGCACTCCACGGAGGCCAAGAACCGGACCCAACCACAACGTCCCGTGCCGTGCCTTTATACCAAACAACATCCTATGTTTTCAAAGACACAGACCATGCAGCGAGATTATTCGGTCTCCAAGAGTTTGGAAATATTTACACACGACTCATGAATCCAACAACTGATGTGTTAGAAAAACGTGTTGCTGCTTTGGAAGGTGGTGTTGCTGCTCTTGCGACAGCTTCTGGTCAAAGTGCTGAGATGTTAGCACTTCTTAATATTGTGGAAGCTGGCCAAGAAATCGTCGCCTCTTCTTCGTTATATGGAGGAACCTATAACCTACTCCATTATACATTTCCAAAAATGGGAATCAAAGTACATTTTGTTGATCCTTCCAATCCAGAAAATTTCAAAAAAGCATCCAATGACAAAACTCGCGCTTTTTATGCTGAGACTTTGGGAAATCCAAAATTAGATACGCTTGATATAGCTGCTGTTAGTAAAGTCGCAAAAGAAGTGGGAGTTCCACTTATCATCGATAACACAATGCCTTCACCATATCTCGTCAATCCACTCAAACATGGGGCAGATATCGTAGTTCATTCCCTAACAAAATTCTTAGGTGGCCATGGAACATCAATTGGTGGTATCATCATTGATGGTGGAAGTTTTAACTGGGGGAATGGGAAATTTAAAAATTTCACAGAGCCAGATCCATCTTACCACGGATTGAAATTTTGGGATGTGTTTGGAAAATTTGAACCATTTGGTGGTGTCAACATTGCTTTTATCTTAAAAGCACGTGTCCAAGGTTTACGTGACTTAGGGCCTGCCATTTCTCCATTCAATGCTTGGCAAATTTTACAAGGGGTGGAAACTCTCCCACTTCGAATGGAACGCCATTCCCATAATGCACTCAAGGTAGCTGAATTTTTACAAAAACATCCAAAAGTGGAATGGGTGAATTATCCAGGCCTTCCTTCTGACAAAAACTACGCGACTGCGAAAAAATACCATGAACGTGGATTGTTTGGAGCAATTGTAGGTTTTGAAATCAAAGGTGGTGTGGATAAAGCTAAAAAGTTCATTGATGGACTCGAACTCTTTAGTTTACTTGCTAACATCGGTGATGCGAAATCATTAGCGATTCACCCAGCATCAACAACACACCAACAGTTAACCAGTGAAGAACAAATTTCTGCCGGTGTGACTCCAGGGTTTGTCAGACTCAGTGTTGGTTTAGAAAACTTGGATGACATTCTAGTAGACTTAGAAGAGGCATTAAAAAATATCTGA